One window from the genome of Aeromonas sp. FDAARGOS 1405 encodes:
- a CDS encoding FAD-dependent monooxygenase, which yields MEQCDIAIVGAGMVGAATASLLAAQGLSVRVIETKLPEQYAPEQPLDLRVSAISQASVALLEQAGAWQHLQQMRLCPYRRLETWELDGFATRFNSADLGLPQLGYIIENRLVQLALLKRMEDFPTIQTHTPAVVTSLRQDADEAVLTLDDGTELAARWVLACDGAESHTRKLAGIGVSRFEYRQHCMLINIDTDFAQEDITWQQFTPSGPRAFLPLPGQHGSLVWYDCPARIRALVAMSNEGLAAEVRRHFPSRLGGFTVTGKGSFPLVRRHANDYHAGRVVLLGDAAHTINPLAGQGVNLGFKDVACWVDLLQGAGADWHQLALAERYERRRRPDNLLMQSGMDLFYGVFSNEIGPLKLARNLVLNLADKAGPLKEMALRYALGLV from the coding sequence ATGGAACAGTGTGATATCGCCATCGTCGGCGCCGGTATGGTGGGCGCAGCTACCGCCAGCCTGCTGGCGGCCCAAGGCCTCTCTGTGCGGGTCATCGAAACCAAACTGCCAGAGCAATACGCGCCAGAGCAGCCGCTGGATCTGCGGGTTTCCGCCATCAGTCAGGCTTCGGTGGCGCTGCTGGAGCAGGCTGGAGCCTGGCAACATCTGCAGCAGATGCGGCTCTGCCCCTATCGCCGGCTGGAGACCTGGGAGCTGGACGGTTTTGCCACCCGCTTCAATTCCGCCGATCTTGGCCTGCCCCAGCTTGGCTACATCATCGAAAACCGGCTGGTGCAGCTCGCCCTGCTCAAGCGGATGGAGGATTTTCCCACCATCCAGACCCACACTCCGGCGGTGGTGACCAGCCTGCGCCAGGATGCGGATGAAGCTGTGTTGACTCTGGATGATGGCACCGAGCTGGCCGCCCGCTGGGTGCTGGCTTGCGACGGTGCCGAATCCCATACCCGCAAGCTGGCGGGTATTGGCGTATCGCGCTTCGAGTATCGCCAGCACTGCATGCTGATCAATATCGACACCGACTTCGCGCAGGAAGATATCACCTGGCAGCAGTTCACCCCGAGTGGTCCGCGTGCCTTCCTGCCGCTGCCCGGCCAGCACGGCTCTCTGGTGTGGTATGACTGCCCGGCCCGTATCCGGGCGCTGGTTGCCATGAGCAACGAAGGGCTTGCCGCCGAGGTGCGCCGCCACTTCCCGAGCCGGCTCGGCGGGTTTACCGTCACCGGCAAGGGGAGCTTCCCGCTGGTGCGCCGTCACGCCAACGACTATCACGCCGGTCGGGTGGTGCTGCTCGGCGATGCCGCCCACACCATCAACCCGCTGGCGGGGCAGGGGGTCAACCTCGGCTTCAAGGATGTAGCCTGCTGGGTCGATCTGCTGCAAGGGGCTGGCGCTGACTGGCATCAGCTGGCGCTGGCCGAGCGTTACGAGCGGCGCCGTCGTCCCGACAACCTGTTGATGCAGTCGGGGATGGATCTCTTCTATGGGGTTTTCAGCAACGAGATTGGCCCTCTCAAGCTGGCCCGCAATCTGGTCCTCAATCTGGCGGACAAGGCAGGCCCGCTCAAGGAGATGGCGCTACGCTATGCGCTGGGGCTGGTTTGA
- a CDS encoding cysteine hydrolase family protein, which yields MNKALLVIDFINDIAHPDGRIAASAAHVLEQDAIGHANQALAHARAHGWLVVLIKVGFDDGYQLQPKGSPMFGRANQLGALSLADSGTDFHPELDVQPGDLVLVKPRVSPFYGTALEPALRANHINHLYLCGVSTSWAIQAAARDGHDRDYAITILEDACAAADATEHHSSLRMLGRIAEIIKVAQLA from the coding sequence ATGAACAAGGCACTGCTGGTGATCGATTTTATCAACGATATTGCCCATCCCGACGGGCGCATCGCCGCCTCGGCGGCCCATGTGCTGGAGCAGGATGCCATTGGCCACGCCAATCAGGCGCTGGCCCATGCCCGTGCCCACGGTTGGCTGGTGGTGCTGATCAAGGTGGGCTTCGACGACGGCTATCAGCTGCAACCCAAGGGGTCTCCCATGTTTGGTCGAGCTAACCAGCTGGGGGCGCTCTCCCTGGCTGACAGTGGCACCGATTTTCACCCGGAGCTGGATGTGCAGCCCGGCGATCTGGTGCTGGTCAAGCCCAGAGTGAGCCCCTTCTATGGCACGGCGCTGGAGCCTGCGCTGCGGGCCAACCACATCAATCACCTCTATCTATGCGGGGTGAGCACCAGCTGGGCCATTCAGGCGGCGGCACGGGATGGCCATGACAGGGACTACGCCATCACCATTCTGGAGGATGCCTGCGCCGCCGCCGATGCCACCGAACACCACTCCTCGCTGCGGATGCTGGGTCGCATCGCCGAGATCATCAAGGTTGCCCAGCTGGCCTGA
- a CDS encoding excalibur calcium-binding domain-containing protein — protein MRYQGRIASWNEARGFGFITPEQNGDEQASHGVRGGLFVHITALQSDGRLPEPGERVTYLIGIGQDGKPRALQVFFPDRPLTLADAGLSAASFSASSSAARSATPSATPSWRAASQPPRSTATRERRKPYRRRKSSWRGKLIPLLVLAGLFSIYSRFSAESIAPLPVSSFNQEEASTTVSRPQATTFIRQCDGRQHCSQMTSCEEATWFLQHCPNTKMDGEGDGIPCEDQWCGH, from the coding sequence ATGCGTTATCAGGGACGGATCGCGAGCTGGAACGAGGCGCGCGGCTTTGGATTTATTACGCCGGAACAAAATGGCGATGAGCAGGCATCTCATGGCGTGCGTGGTGGGCTCTTTGTGCATATCACTGCGCTGCAATCTGATGGCCGCTTGCCCGAGCCGGGAGAGCGGGTCACTTATCTGATCGGCATTGGTCAGGATGGCAAGCCGCGGGCGCTGCAGGTTTTTTTCCCCGATCGCCCGCTCACGTTGGCTGATGCAGGGCTGTCGGCCGCGTCATTTTCTGCATCATCATCAGCAGCAAGGTCAGCAACACCATCGGCAACTCCATCATGGCGGGCGGCAAGCCAGCCGCCACGATCCACTGCGACCAGAGAGCGACGTAAGCCCTATCGGCGCCGCAAGAGCAGTTGGCGCGGCAAACTTATTCCCCTGCTGGTGCTCGCTGGCCTTTTTTCTATCTACTCACGCTTCTCGGCCGAGTCGATTGCGCCCTTGCCGGTCTCCTCTTTCAATCAGGAGGAGGCCAGCACCACGGTCAGCAGGCCACAGGCAACCACATTTATTCGTCAGTGTGATGGCCGGCAGCATTGTTCCCAGATGACATCCTGCGAGGAGGCGACTTGGTTTTTGCAACATTGCCCGAACACCAAAATGGACGGAGAGGGCGATGGCATCCCCTGTGAAGATCAGTGGTGTGGGCATTAA
- a CDS encoding sensor domain-containing diguanylate cyclase, whose amino-acid sequence MVDDIQRPRSHFAERAHYLAALLDSLEDQISVIDRDGVIHYTNLAWDLFAEQNGMPQGYDWLGVNYIGVCDSSDEPLARSAVEGIRLVLRRVQEKFYLEYPCHSPDTQRWFMMRVAPVIGVDDEFYAIAHINITERKRLELEVANLSQHDPLTGLANRRLFNSFLHNEWRRSVREHTPLSLIMLDLDNFKACNDHLGHQMGDGSLQLVGHLLQSFCQRPADLPCRFGGDEFALILGNTNREAAQRIGEEIRQAIHDLDIVVADNIQLSASIGIATYTAEQPLEGEGELLAAADAALYSAKEAGKNRSYCTNC is encoded by the coding sequence ATGGTGGATGATATACAGAGGCCGCGAAGTCACTTTGCCGAGCGAGCTCATTATCTGGCTGCGCTGCTGGATTCGCTGGAAGACCAGATATCGGTGATAGACCGGGATGGCGTGATTCATTACACCAATCTCGCTTGGGATCTGTTTGCCGAGCAAAACGGCATGCCCCAAGGGTATGACTGGCTCGGGGTTAACTACATCGGGGTGTGTGACAGCTCTGACGAGCCGCTGGCGCGCAGCGCCGTGGAGGGGATCCGCCTAGTGCTGCGTCGTGTTCAGGAGAAGTTCTATCTGGAGTACCCTTGCCACAGCCCCGATACCCAGCGCTGGTTTATGATGAGGGTGGCGCCAGTGATCGGCGTCGATGACGAATTTTATGCCATTGCTCATATCAATATCACTGAGCGCAAACGGCTTGAACTGGAAGTCGCCAACCTCTCCCAGCATGATCCCCTGACCGGACTGGCCAACCGGCGGTTGTTCAACAGCTTCCTGCACAACGAGTGGCGCCGCAGCGTGCGCGAGCATACCCCCCTCTCCCTCATTATGCTGGATCTCGATAACTTCAAGGCGTGCAATGACCATCTTGGCCATCAGATGGGGGATGGCTCCCTCCAACTGGTGGGCCATCTGTTGCAATCCTTTTGCCAGCGTCCGGCCGATCTGCCCTGCCGCTTTGGTGGTGACGAGTTTGCTCTGATCCTCGGTAATACCAACAGAGAGGCTGCACAACGGATTGGCGAGGAGATCCGCCAGGCCATCCACGATCTCGACATCGTGGTGGCGGACAATATCCAGCTCAGCGCCAGCATTGGCATTGCCACCTACACGGCAGAGCAACCGCTGGAGGGGGAAGGGGAGTTGCTGGCTGCGGCCGATGCGGCGCTCTATAGCGCCAAGGAGGCGGGTAAGAACCGTAGTTATTGCACCAACTGTTGA
- a CDS encoding LysR family transcriptional regulator — MKFDLKQLQAFVMLAETANYREAANRLFITQPALTKQIQGLEQTLGSTLFNRGRHGAELTAVGAQLLTQASALVEHGREFESHALAVASGVAGRLKIGFGLSSFALAPSLVARFKQQVPDVMVHLQDMPSAIQQEQLLSGQLQLGFMRRPELPQLREHRLLIDRLVLAVPTRMTQPDPAAFDLQQALTSQPLLQMVGHRCPGLSQQIAGFLGANRLTGMIQEAEDIQTLVALVAAGIGNAILPRSVSFIASPDVTLYPLSGPNSEWEVSLVWNPLFADPIRDSFVKLVIATHPTPISATPER, encoded by the coding sequence ATGAAATTCGACCTCAAACAACTGCAGGCGTTCGTGATGCTGGCCGAGACCGCCAACTACCGGGAAGCGGCCAATCGCCTCTTCATTACCCAGCCCGCCCTCACCAAGCAGATCCAGGGACTGGAGCAGACCCTCGGCAGCACCCTGTTCAATCGCGGTCGTCACGGCGCCGAACTGACCGCCGTCGGCGCCCAGCTGCTGACCCAGGCGAGTGCGCTGGTCGAACACGGGCGGGAGTTCGAGAGCCATGCGCTGGCGGTGGCGAGCGGAGTAGCCGGTCGGCTCAAGATTGGCTTTGGTCTATCGAGCTTTGCGCTGGCCCCCTCGCTGGTCGCCCGCTTCAAGCAGCAGGTGCCCGATGTGATGGTGCATCTGCAGGACATGCCTTCCGCTATCCAGCAGGAGCAACTGCTCTCCGGTCAACTCCAGCTTGGCTTTATGCGCCGCCCCGAGCTGCCGCAGTTACGCGAGCACAGGTTGCTGATCGACCGGCTGGTGCTGGCGGTGCCAACCCGGATGACCCAGCCAGATCCGGCTGCGTTTGATCTCCAGCAGGCGTTGACCAGCCAACCGCTGCTGCAGATGGTGGGCCACCGCTGCCCCGGCCTCAGCCAGCAGATCGCCGGTTTTCTCGGCGCCAACCGGCTGACCGGGATGATCCAGGAGGCCGAAGATATCCAGACCCTGGTAGCGCTGGTCGCCGCCGGGATCGGCAACGCCATCCTGCCGCGCAGCGTCAGCTTTATCGCCAGCCCTGACGTCACCCTCTATCCTCTCTCCGGCCCCAATTCCGAGTGGGAGGTCAGTCTGGTATGGAATCCCCTCTTTGCCGACCCCATCCGCGACAGTTTCGTCAAGCTGGTGATCGCCACGCACCCCACGCCGATCTCGGCCACGCCCGAGCGCTGA
- a CDS encoding HAD-IA family hydrolase, which produces MSREPGVCTSGTKTVAVAALLLDMDGTLVCSTDDVEQVWRIWCRDHQLDPEPVLAMCHGMRSREVIRALALQLDVEREAARLDELEMLHTGGDAIAGCGELLRRLPPQRWAVVTSASERVARHRLHCAGLPLPNLLVGAEAVVNGKPDPAPYLLGAERLGVSPAGCLVFEDAPAGIESALNAGCTVVQVGGDAPFNPAVVAVIRDWREVKVEIGETSLLVTLPA; this is translated from the coding sequence ATGAGTCGCGAACCGGGCGTTTGTACAAGCGGCACCAAAACCGTGGCGGTCGCCGCCCTGCTGCTCGATATGGATGGCACCCTGGTCTGCTCGACCGACGATGTGGAGCAGGTATGGCGGATCTGGTGTCGTGACCATCAGCTCGATCCCGAGCCGGTGCTGGCGATGTGCCACGGCATGCGCTCGCGGGAGGTGATCCGGGCGCTGGCCTTGCAACTGGATGTGGAGCGGGAGGCGGCGCGGCTCGACGAGCTGGAGATGCTGCATACCGGCGGCGATGCCATCGCCGGATGTGGCGAGTTGCTGCGCCGCTTGCCGCCACAGCGTTGGGCGGTGGTGACCTCCGCCAGTGAGCGGGTTGCCCGTCACCGCCTGCATTGTGCCGGTTTGCCGCTGCCCAACCTGCTGGTGGGGGCCGAAGCTGTGGTCAATGGCAAACCCGATCCCGCGCCCTATCTGCTGGGGGCTGAACGGCTTGGTGTCTCGCCCGCTGGTTGTCTGGTGTTCGAGGATGCCCCGGCCGGTATCGAGAGCGCCCTGAACGCAGGCTGCACCGTGGTACAGGTGGGGGGCGATGCGCCGTTCAATCCGGCGGTGGTGGCGGTGATCCGCGACTGGCGCGAGGTGAAGGTGGAGATCGGAGAGACATCTCTGCTGGTGACGTTGCCTGCTTGA
- a CDS encoding nitroreductase family protein, translating to MSSPFIEQIKARRTIYALGSQVSHTPEQLTALIQDAIRHSPSSFNSQSSRAVILFGAQHHKLWDIVKAELKKIVPPEAYAQSEAKVDGSFRAGFGTVLFFEDTDVIKDLQQKFALYADNFPIWSEHATGIAQFAVWTTLAQEKIGASLQHYNPLIDEAVRKEWNLPASWLLRAQMPFGSIQQPAGDKTFIDDATRFRVFK from the coding sequence ATGAGCAGTCCGTTTATCGAACAGATCAAAGCACGTCGTACCATCTATGCCCTGGGCAGCCAGGTGTCCCATACACCGGAACAACTGACGGCCCTGATCCAGGATGCCATCAGGCACAGCCCCTCCTCCTTCAATTCCCAGAGCTCCCGCGCCGTCATCCTGTTTGGCGCCCAGCACCATAAGCTGTGGGATATCGTCAAAGCCGAGCTGAAAAAGATCGTGCCGCCGGAGGCCTACGCCCAGAGTGAGGCCAAGGTGGATGGCAGCTTCCGCGCAGGTTTCGGCACTGTGCTGTTCTTCGAAGACACCGACGTCATCAAGGATCTGCAGCAAAAGTTTGCCCTCTATGCAGACAACTTCCCCATCTGGTCGGAACATGCCACCGGCATCGCCCAGTTTGCGGTCTGGACCACCCTGGCCCAGGAGAAGATCGGCGCCTCCCTGCAACACTACAACCCCCTCATCGACGAGGCGGTACGCAAGGAGTGGAACCTGCCAGCCAGCTGGCTGCTGCGTGCCCAGATGCCCTTTGGCAGCATCCAGCAACCGGCCGGCGACAAGACCTTCATCGACGATGCCACCCGTTTCCGCGTTTTCAAATAA
- a CDS encoding sensor domain-containing diguanylate cyclase encodes MSRSYLNKRYYVLAPLSALLGLLILIVTIIMAIASYLRDIDMTVSGFGHMASSVEASLIHEMVKVNERQLAVLEGSLDKEKIARGEPADSPIWAIAHQIKPGNHYIYFYNLKADRIDSYPEWLAPPGYKAALRPWYQVTAMPGDEPVWFGPYPEYNTQELILSLIKRVRDEQGQLLGLLMVDMSFDSLQQALQRTVGSNQAALYLTLRDTDQLVVGSNMDLLAANTIKQHQNQQWLGLDVLWHGTYIKRELADIGWDLNIYLPPVLFRDSLYDALQMVVFPLLSLFAIWCCSLSLLVRIFRQEQELVSGSLTGIVRDLERSAPVSEPKTWFVRRSLNEIDQVRASFLKGQDALLRDPLTGIMNRRAFEQHKAALEQRGACFWLLLFDVDHFKGINDSQGHAFGDQVLCRVANCLADVLGVSTVYRIGGDEFAALLQQPQDELAEKLGCLLELVRQQQWREHHGPITLSAGGACHSPAAGPIFERADAALYRSKEAGRNCWHLAEGVAGALD; translated from the coding sequence GTGAGCCGCTCGTATCTCAACAAGCGTTACTATGTGCTGGCCCCCCTCTCCGCACTGCTTGGCTTGTTGATCCTGATCGTGACGATCATCATGGCCATTGCCAGCTATCTGCGGGATATCGACATGACGGTATCCGGCTTCGGTCACATGGCTTCCTCCGTTGAGGCGTCCTTGATCCACGAGATGGTGAAGGTCAATGAGCGGCAACTGGCAGTGCTGGAGGGCTCCCTAGACAAGGAGAAGATAGCCCGCGGCGAGCCGGCCGACTCTCCCATCTGGGCTATTGCCCATCAGATCAAGCCCGGCAACCACTATATCTACTTTTACAACCTGAAAGCGGATCGCATCGACAGTTACCCGGAGTGGCTCGCGCCCCCAGGTTATAAGGCAGCGCTGCGCCCCTGGTATCAGGTGACCGCCATGCCGGGCGACGAGCCCGTCTGGTTTGGCCCCTACCCTGAATACAATACTCAGGAGCTGATTCTCAGCCTGATCAAACGGGTGAGGGATGAGCAGGGGCAGTTGCTGGGTCTGCTGATGGTTGACATGTCATTCGACTCGCTGCAGCAGGCGCTGCAGCGCACGGTTGGTAGTAATCAGGCGGCACTCTATCTGACCTTGCGTGACACTGATCAGCTGGTAGTAGGCAGCAATATGGATCTGCTGGCGGCCAACACCATCAAGCAGCATCAGAATCAGCAGTGGCTCGGCCTGGATGTGCTGTGGCATGGGACGTATATCAAGCGCGAGCTGGCGGATATTGGTTGGGATCTCAACATCTATCTGCCGCCAGTACTGTTTCGTGACAGCCTCTACGATGCGTTGCAGATGGTGGTTTTTCCACTGCTCTCTCTGTTTGCCATCTGGTGTTGCAGCCTGAGTCTGCTGGTGCGGATCTTCCGCCAGGAGCAGGAGCTGGTGTCGGGCTCATTGACCGGCATCGTGCGCGATCTGGAGCGTTCAGCGCCTGTCAGTGAGCCCAAGACCTGGTTCGTGCGGCGTAGCCTGAACGAGATCGATCAGGTCAGGGCCAGTTTTCTCAAGGGGCAGGATGCGCTGTTGCGGGATCCCCTGACCGGTATCATGAACCGACGAGCCTTCGAGCAGCACAAGGCGGCACTGGAGCAGAGGGGGGCGTGCTTCTGGCTGCTGCTGTTTGATGTCGATCACTTCAAGGGGATCAACGACAGCCAGGGCCATGCCTTCGGCGATCAGGTGCTGTGTCGGGTGGCCAACTGTCTTGCTGATGTGCTGGGGGTGAGTACGGTTTACCGGATAGGTGGGGATGAATTTGCCGCTCTGCTGCAACAGCCACAGGATGAGTTGGCGGAGAAACTCGGTTGTCTGCTTGAACTGGTGCGTCAGCAACAGTGGCGTGAACACCATGGGCCGATCACCCTGAGTGCCGGCGGCGCCTGCCATTCTCCTGCCGCCGGCCCTATCTTCGAGCGGGCTGATGCTGCCCTCTACCGCAGCAAGGAGGCTGGCCGGAACTGCTGGCATCTGGCTGAAGGGGTGGCAGGGGCCCTTGACTGA
- a CDS encoding YMGG-like glycine zipper-containing protein: MDMSTRGIGALALLGALLLGSTAAHGSETLNTILGGGAGGVAGSMIGKELGGDTGALVGAAIGGAAGGAATANKGNKNEAALGGAVGALGGAAIGKSVGGDTGQLIGAGVGGASGSAIGAKTGDGHKSQDRYYDDDDDHHHHKHHKKYKKHKKHRWHDDD; the protein is encoded by the coding sequence ATGGATATGAGTACGCGTGGCATCGGTGCTCTGGCTCTGTTGGGGGCGTTATTGCTGGGCAGCACTGCGGCCCACGGTTCGGAAACTCTCAACACCATTCTTGGTGGCGGGGCGGGCGGGGTGGCGGGCTCCATGATCGGCAAGGAGTTGGGGGGAGATACCGGTGCGCTGGTAGGTGCGGCCATTGGCGGCGCAGCCGGTGGTGCGGCGACGGCCAACAAGGGCAACAAGAATGAAGCGGCCCTTGGCGGCGCGGTGGGGGCGCTGGGTGGTGCCGCCATCGGAAAGAGTGTCGGTGGCGATACCGGTCAGCTGATCGGCGCCGGGGTCGGCGGGGCGAGTGGTTCGGCCATCGGTGCCAAGACCGGCGATGGCCACAAGAGCCAGGATCGCTATTACGATGATGACGATGATCATCACCATCACAAGCACCACAAGAAGTACAAAAAGCATAAGAAGCACAGATGGCACGACGACGATTGA
- a CDS encoding D-2-hydroxyacid dehydrogenase, whose translation MQQIVFLDSDTLDAGITLRHPDFPHHWQSYPSTAPEQVVERLKDASIAIINKVRIGAAELAQLPELKLIALAATGSDNVDLEACRAANVGVCNIRNYSGPSVPEHAMALMLALSRNLFCWRQSLLEGRWQQSGQFCFFDHNIMDLHGKQLGIIGKGTLGQALGERAKGMGMTVRYAQSQVGASHDEDRLPLDELLQSSDVISLHCPLTPYTRNLIGERELDLMKPGALLINVGRGGLVDEEALLQALANGRLGGAGFDVASVEPPPTDHPLMKALQYPHFILTPHVAWASEESMQRLADQLIDNINAFAAGRRQHRLV comes from the coding sequence ATGCAGCAAATCGTATTTCTCGACAGCGATACCCTGGATGCGGGCATCACCCTGCGTCATCCCGACTTCCCCCACCACTGGCAGAGTTATCCCAGCACGGCCCCGGAACAGGTAGTCGAGCGGCTGAAAGATGCCAGTATTGCCATCATCAACAAAGTACGGATCGGCGCCGCCGAGCTGGCCCAGCTACCGGAGCTCAAACTCATAGCGCTCGCCGCCACCGGCAGCGACAACGTGGATCTGGAGGCGTGCCGCGCCGCCAACGTTGGGGTGTGCAATATCCGCAACTACTCGGGCCCCTCGGTGCCAGAGCACGCCATGGCGCTGATGCTGGCCCTGTCGCGCAACCTCTTCTGCTGGCGCCAGTCGCTGCTGGAGGGGCGCTGGCAACAGAGCGGCCAGTTCTGCTTCTTCGACCACAACATCATGGATCTGCACGGCAAACAGCTTGGCATCATCGGCAAAGGGACGCTCGGACAGGCGCTCGGCGAGCGGGCCAAAGGGATGGGGATGACAGTGCGTTACGCCCAGAGCCAGGTCGGCGCCAGTCACGACGAGGATCGCTTGCCCCTCGACGAGTTGCTGCAAAGTTCGGATGTGATCAGCCTGCACTGCCCGCTCACCCCCTACACCCGCAACCTGATTGGCGAGCGGGAGCTGGATCTGATGAAACCGGGCGCCCTGCTGATCAACGTCGGCCGCGGTGGGCTGGTGGATGAGGAGGCGCTGCTGCAAGCGCTGGCCAACGGCCGCCTAGGTGGCGCCGGTTTCGATGTAGCGAGCGTCGAACCCCCGCCCACCGACCATCCCTTGATGAAGGCGCTGCAATACCCTCACTTCATTCTGACCCCCCATGTGGCCTGGGCCAGCGAAGAGTCGATGCAGCGACTGGCCGACCAGCTGATCGACAACATCAACGCCTTTGCCGCCGGTCGCCGCCAGCACCGGCTGGTGTAA
- a CDS encoding DUF3530 family protein: MARLSLSLLLLTLLAGHVAQASDVAPPIAEPLPLDHWQASDWKGLPDATQIDKQTVLFAKHDSENYLGLAILLPDWQRSGQLWQLTRALSRLGFDTLLLLPSPQQTELDPAAEKKAKNSDEFRKQFAERISKLADAKLQEGGFKLILAQGTGAAWTANLIASEQLPAPDALVLLDGFFPNQQSNQTLAKQVAQAAIPTLDLYQEDGGRWPLLAAEARKSESRRSNKLNYRPYALMELEETPTRIQGWLNHLGWL; encoded by the coding sequence ATGGCCAGATTATCCTTATCACTGCTGTTATTGACCTTGCTGGCTGGCCATGTAGCGCAGGCGAGCGACGTTGCACCGCCCATCGCGGAGCCACTCCCCCTCGATCACTGGCAAGCAAGCGACTGGAAAGGGTTGCCCGATGCTACCCAGATCGACAAGCAGACGGTGCTGTTCGCCAAACACGACAGTGAAAACTATCTGGGGCTCGCCATTTTACTGCCCGACTGGCAGCGCAGCGGCCAACTCTGGCAACTGACTCGCGCCCTCAGCCGACTGGGCTTTGATACCCTGCTGCTGCTGCCCTCCCCCCAGCAGACCGAACTGGACCCAGCCGCCGAGAAAAAAGCGAAAAACAGCGATGAGTTTCGCAAGCAGTTTGCCGAGCGGATCAGCAAGCTGGCCGATGCCAAGCTGCAGGAGGGGGGCTTCAAGCTGATCCTGGCGCAAGGTACCGGCGCCGCCTGGACTGCCAACCTCATCGCCAGCGAACAGTTGCCCGCCCCCGACGCGCTGGTGCTGCTCGATGGCTTCTTCCCCAATCAGCAGAGCAACCAGACCCTGGCCAAACAGGTGGCTCAGGCGGCCATCCCCACCCTGGACCTCTATCAGGAGGATGGCGGCCGCTGGCCACTGCTGGCCGCCGAGGCCCGCAAAAGCGAGAGCCGGCGCAGCAACAAGCTCAACTATCGCCCCTACGCCCTGATGGAGCTGGAGGAGACCCCCACCCGCATTCAGGGCTGGCTCAACCATCTGGGCTGGCTCTAA
- the efp gene encoding elongation factor P translates to MKTAQEIRAGNVVMIGTEPMVVQKAEFNKSGRNSAVVKMKLKGLLNGSATETVFKADDKLDVVQLERKECTYSYFSDPLYVFMDTEYNQYDVEKDNLGDVLNYLVDGMEDICEVTFYNEKAISVELPTTIVREVEYTEPAARGDTSGKVTKPARLKGTTYELAVAAFVEIGDKIEIDTRTGEFKRRVN, encoded by the coding sequence ATGAAAACCGCACAGGAAATCCGCGCTGGTAACGTAGTCATGATCGGCACCGAGCCGATGGTGGTTCAAAAGGCTGAATTCAACAAATCCGGCCGTAACTCCGCCGTGGTCAAAATGAAGCTGAAGGGCCTGCTGAACGGCAGCGCTACCGAGACCGTCTTCAAGGCCGACGACAAGCTGGACGTTGTTCAGCTGGAACGTAAAGAGTGCACCTACTCCTACTTCTCCGACCCCCTGTATGTCTTTATGGACACCGAGTACAACCAGTACGACGTAGAGAAAGACAACCTGGGTGACGTGCTGAACTACCTGGTAGACGGCATGGAAGACATCTGCGAAGTGACTTTCTACAACGAGAAAGCCATCTCCGTAGAACTGCCGACCACCATCGTGCGTGAAGTTGAGTACACCGAGCCGGCTGCCCGTGGCGACACCTCCGGTAAAGTGACCAAGCCTGCCCGTCTGAAAGGCACTACCTACGAGCTGGCTGTTGCCGCTTTCGTAGAGATCGGTGACAAGATCGAAATCGATACCCGCACCGGCGAATTCAAGCGTCGCGTCAACTAA